tcacttgatctgtcagaggagttatttacacatcagttggaagaaatgagtgatgcgcaaccattattgccagaggatgtagataacagggatatgtctcagtcaggcagcattacacacatggatgtacggtgtgatgatgatgatgatgttgtacctgctgctgcttcctttgctgagttgcctaggtcaaaaaagtctagattacctcgcctttattaagatgaatgagggatggatctcgaagggactgacagtgggcgatacattcgactaaaaatggcctgatgagggggacgtaacatgaattaaactgataagaatagtactaattaacacaccactcctatctggtggaacattagattgcacgcgcagtgccccacatttgaagtaggaggaccgaccaagcatctttttccatctcccggttccgaaaatcaatgccatatacacgtcccctgataggggatgtaacaaggattaaactgataggaatagtactacttaacacaccttataataacgcagagagaggcaacgcagagagaggagtctgaagaagaggagtcagaggaggaaggtggctttgaggaggtggaagaccaaacacagcaggcgtcccagggggcttgtcacctttcggggacccttggtgttgtacgtggctgggtggaggaagagaccttcaatgacatcagtgaggacaaggaacgggacatgtctagcttggtatccaaacttgtgcaaatggagagtttgcggttgtgcaaatggactgatttcggttgtttgcggtgcgttaaacggggagtttggtctgtcactgtgaagcgggcgtaacccttacactacctgatcgatacaacatcatacctgatgttttaaagcacgttattccaaacaatttaggaatgttaggtgatttatgccctttatggattaaaaccagactctgcatcaactatgtaattttccatgtgagttttgccatggatccccctccggcacgccacagtccaggtgttagtccccttgaaacaacttttccatcactattgtggccagaaagagtccctgtgggtttgaaAATTCGCCTGtcttttgaagtctatggcagttcgcgaacatttgcggaagtttgtgttcgccgtttgcgagcatttgcggaagtttgtgttcgccgtttgcgagcagtgagactgcaggggtattatccatacaccaacactgcttcattaagctaaagttgttttggtgggtgTAGTgtcctaaccccttaaggaaacacgtgtgacatgtcatgattcccttttattccaaaagtttggtccttaagggggttaaagtgtgtgaatatatgtttgtatatgaaACTAAGAGGCCTGCATTTAACTGAACATGCATACGCTACAAGGGTGATGCAGAGTTCCAACTCACTCACACATAAACCAAATAGAAACTTCATTTAAACCTCACACAATGTAATGGTGTATTTGCAAtgcaaggttcattccagggccctatttaatcTTGCATTGCAGAGTCTCCCaagaggaagcatttcccaagtaagtggattaatctcataagagcaggcattaggttgctagagtaggacctgccaagactGGGTTACATTGACGCTGTGGCAGGCTTCTGCAATGTATTTATGATCAAATTCTGTAACTAAACCCtattatttataccttaggtgttaAAAAACGATTACATTCGATAAGATTTGAATGAAGTTGCTGttcggtgtttgtgtgtgtgttctagATCTTCTGTGTTGTGTGAATTTGTCATGGGCAGCAGCCTTGTAGTGTATGCATGCCCTCTTGCTTTCATTATTTGTATATTTGGAAGTCCAACAAGGACTGGTCCTCTTTAAGCCATGACGGAAAAACAGGCTGTGGAACATAAACCATCGTAAATATAAATGGTCAGTAGAGCTGCAGCAGGAATCTGGAGAGCAGAGGATGTAATCAGAGCCCAGAAGGCTAAATGACAGGTCTGCAGTCGTAGAGATGTTTCCGCTGTACAAGGGATTCTGCTTAGAGGACTTAATGGCTTCTGCATCCCTCCAGCTATAGATAGCGTTAGAGAAAATGATACATGGATTCCGGGCTGGTAAGACTAAAAGTCAGCCTATTGCCTCTGGCAATATAAATGAAAGAAATGTTCTGTTATGATGCCACAAATTGCAAGTAATAGAAAAAAGTGGTGTTTCCCCCCTAATTACTTTATTGTGAAAAAGCCAGCACTGTACCATAAAAAGAACAGCCAAAAATACAcaccactgtttagtaaatacaccaCAGATGTAAACATGCACAGattgaattacttttttttttcttattattgtaGGTATATATAAATGCAACATGCAAAATCTGAAGCCTtggcaagtcctccccttctaactccgcccagactttctgtggctgtccaatcacagacttcccaatgcagctcaatgagaagtctttcaaggcaggtgctctgagcaattgaaaGTCTCTTGAGTTAAtcaccactgagctaaacaaccaggaagtaacaggactggttgtctgatttaCAGCCAAGATTAAATGGTTACTACAACCCTTTTCTaatgcatacattttaaaataaattctttattccccctccctctcctgttttctacaaaatgtttttttttattttacttaccaaAAATCCGGTGCAGGGCGAAGCTCATTGTGCAGCTTTTCATTCCCCCCTCATTATGTCACAGTGACCGGAAGTGGTCCAATCAAAGGGCAAGGTTTCTCAGGGAAGCCTTTGGTTGGACCATTTTGCCGGCTCAGAGTACAGGTGCGTGCTGTGAGCTGGCAAAgggaggaaggagggaggggatgCTTAATATGTCAGTCGTCAATGaacatattttatgcacagaattaaggCAGTGAGGAACTAGCCACCAGCACATAATTGGCAATGACTCCGTATGCGCAGCGCTTAAAACTGAAACACTGCCTCCTACCACCAAGACCGTTTCTAAAAGCAGAAGCAGTCATGtgattggagtaaccttttaatataATACAGTGCAAATTTCTTGTGAAATCCGCAtcttatgtttaaaataaataaataaataaacacaacagCAAGCTGAAATGCTTTAGTAGCCTGGAGTGGAGTGTCTCTAATGGACTCTTTCATGAAGCAGCACTGTGTCCAgtccagagaatccaataaaaATGTGTTTGGCACTTGCAGCATCGTGAAACATTTAAAaccacttttctttctttctttacaaTGACTTGTTTCCACAGATAAGAAAATGTTGCAGTAAATACTTTATCACAAAGTTTAGGAATACCTTTAACAGAtcattaaaaacacaaacaatcTTAATCTCCACACTAAATGAAGCTTGCTAAGCAGATGTTTATTTAAAAGAAGCATCTTCCCTTTGACAGAAGCTCATGTCAGAGTGTAATGAAATTGCTGCATTTTATTCAACTTCATATAAAAGTTAGACATTTAAAGTGGGTAGGTTGCCCACCCCAATAGATATACTAAAACACAGTAGGGATTACTACGGAGATACCGCTCTCACATTTTGTCATTTCCTCCAGCTGTCACTAGAGACGGCTGCATGGAAAAAGGCATTGTCTATTGAGGATCCTGCGGTCTCATGGGAATCTCCTTAGagctcagtgttgtactcttggaCTTGcaagagagtacaacactgacaaAAGTTACTGGCAGATGGAGCTGAAGAAGACCGACAGGAGCCGCAAGGAACAAGTTGAAATAAGTAAAACTCAACTTCCCCAGGAAGTCTTtgcaaaatatccaaaaatcccAGATGTtaacagagctgctttaattTCTGATATTGTAAACTTAGGAAATGCCAACTAAATTCTAGCAAGAAACGAGGCTCCAGAATGCCTTGTTACCAGGAAGCCATGGTTAATgggacaccaaaaccactacatcttaatgtagagGTTTTGGCGCATAGATGCCGTCCCTTTACTCTGGCAATGTAAAAACATTACATTTTGCCTAAAAGGTTTTATGTTCGCTGTCATAACGTACAGCATGATGCGGAACGTGGCTGTTTCTTCTCTGAGAAGCACTGGCTTGGAGGAATGCGGTGACTGCCACACATGTACCGTGTGCTCTCAATAACTCAGCATCTGATTAGACGAAAGTCACCAGAATCGATTACTTCAATGGAGGAGGGTCAGGCTTCAATGTAGAGAATGTTCCGACAGAAAACATTGAATAAAAACTAAAttgtagagtgtttctttaaactgtCTAATTTAGGCTTGTTCTTAATTATGGAAGGATAAACGAAGCATAAAGCACAGAATATTGTATCAGACTGTGAAGGATAGCCAACAAGGGCACTCCAACACTTCATGTTTCCCACAATGTTAAATGGACATCTTGGGAAACATCTGCAGAGGAAATGGTCATTCACAAAACAAtggatcttaaaaaaaaataaaaaatccagtaAATGTAACTATagtgacatgcacacatacattattACCTTCTCTGGCAATGtaagagttaaaaaaacaaaaacctcagCTCGAATAGAATAGAATATATATTTCTGACCAAGTTCATCCAGAGAGAATCAGATACAACAGACAGGGTTGAGGTAAGGCTACCCAGAGTGACAATAAGTGCTGGGTTTTCCCTGAACAAACAGCGATTGTGAGCCACGATCATAGCAGAGGCTCAGTCTGTCCGTCGAATAACCGAGGGAGGAAATTTAAGGAAGGAGAACAATGTGTGAGTCTGCAATTGTAGCAAGAAGTGGGGATTGCGTATAGGACTAAAACTCCCACGGGGGGCAAGATCTGACCCCTATATCACAATGTATCAAAGGAAATCAGCCTTCATTTCCTCCCTAACAGTGGTACAAAACGAGTCCCAGCTTGAAGGAGAAAACAGCACAGAGTGATATATTGTAACCTCTACTAAACAGGAATGTGCTAGCAGCTTTAACAGCCCATAATCTGTACACGTAGAATATCGACATCTACATCCATATATGCACTGTTTGTATGCAAACACAGAAGAGGAGAGATTTTACTTTGTTCTAGAACAGGTTCCAGAATTAACGAACCCACTGTACAGTTTATTTGTGGTTCAGATTTCTTCCCACAAACTCAGCGTGCGGCCGCACTGACAGGCAGCACGATATTTCACTTTCctatagagtgaggggaggggatacAGAAGGATTTGGTCTTCAAACATTTGTTATTCAGGAATCCAGTTCACAGACGTCTTGCTGCGCCTCGTCATGTAAAGCACTCGAGACTGCTCTTCGCCCGCTCCATCTCATGCAGGAAGCTGTAAAACTGCGGCAAGGTCAGCTCTGGAACGAAaaactctgttaaagggacactgtcaccTGAACCGAAGTAGCCATATTGCTTTTTCAACATGCGTTACAGGAGATAGCTATTTATAACAAGACACTTTACTGCAAGTTCTCGAGTGTATGGCAGAATATATCCATGGGCCACACATAATTAAAATGGATATAGTACCACCTTCGCCCTGAAGATGCTTCAActgaacataatatatatatatatacattcctcATGGATGCATACTgttaaatatttaaccccttaaggacacatgacatgtgtgacatgtcatgattcccttttattccagaagtttggtccttaaggggttaaaggaccagtaAAGACTGCAGATTCTCAGAAGGTGCTCCTCATTCTGCAGGGAAACCCCAGTAAAAAAAACCTACTAACAGAATGAATGGATTTCATTAAATTTTTCTAATATCGTGACCATTTTCACTGAAAAATGTGTTCTGTACAGAGCTCAGATAGTTCTTCAATATTGTCTCACAACAAGGCCAGGTCATTATGGCAAGACAGAAATGGGACATGCCTCTGATGGTTTGTCTCCCTGTTTGCTAGGGATAATGAAAAGATTTATCTCACCTGACCCCATAGACTGTCATGGAGCAGACTGTTTCCCCCAATGGCAGAGAACGCATTAGGGCTCTCTTGCATTCCTTGCTGTGTACTGAAAGCAATATTCCCAGAGCCCCAAGTCAGGATCCAGGAGAATTGAGAGAGACCCCAATCTTCTCTTCTCGAGGCTACTACTACGTATGACTCATAAATATAATCAACATCACAGAGCTGTACAGCGGCTGGTGTCGACATAAGTACATAAACAAGACAAGCGTGGCTTAGAGGAACAAGACATGGTTTGTGTTATACTCAAATAAGCTTAAATTCTAACGGaaggataagaaaaaaaacacacagtatctaattattattattctaaggGCACACCTTGGATGTTTTAAGTGTGTCAAGTAGCTCATAAGACGTCTGATGTGCCAAGGTTATCTATCACTACTCAGATACAGTCTAtggtggactgtccctttaattaaaataaaccaATAGAAAAATGAAAACACCAACAGACTTGTATTCAAACCTCAGTAAACCGTGTATCAGGTGCTTTAATCCTTGTAAGAGTTTATACCAAATAATATTCAAAGTGGTAATCGTATTCACAAAGTTTGAATTGTCTTAAATTCAGAATGGAATTTCAAACTTGTTAAGCACAGTAgccaaatggaaataaaataatcaaatttgCTATATATTCAGCTCAGTTTGACATATACAATTTACATCGAATTTCCCACAGTTCAAACTTTAGTAAATATCTCAATCGCAGTTTAGTTGATTTGATTGATTGATTCCTGAAATCTAACAGGGCACTTTAAATCCAAAACACTCACCCACATAAACAGGTTCAGGCTTGTTTCCTCTTTTAGTAACCATCTTCAGCTGAAAATAATACAAAGAAAACACAGTGATTGAACCTTAATTAATATGGATCATAACTTGTAGTGATATCCTTACACTGGGGCCATGCCTTCATggattacattttatatgaaacaTATTGACAGTAGTAGTGATAGATTCTTCTATTGCAGACGGCAGCGGATGGCTGCACTCAGCAAGTCACTGCTGATTAGCTTGGGTACATGCAAGCACCGACACCACACACCCAACCCCTCTCTGACTGTCTGGTGGAGACGagtacaggcaaacacacacagtatgctTCTATTAATGTAGGTGTCAATTTTAAAAGGTATtgccattttatttaaaaaaaaaaaactaaaaaaaaaaaaaaaacacaaaatgaaaacattaaaaaatatctaCAGACTACAGAAGAAAGGTTTTATTCTCACCTATAAGGACTGATCTTATCCGACAAACCCACTTTGGGACATGCTCGTTGGCTTAgagctctcagtcaatgagtgcTGTCCTGCCTTGGCCCTACTTCACTCTACAGAGACTTTAGGTATCAAGTGGGGAAGAACAGACATGTCACAGGTAAGATATCAAATTGTGGTAAAAGCACCTGACATCTTATCGTGGGACAGCGCTtcttccaccataaccacttcattgagctgtagtggttatggtgcatggggtgttcctttaatacaaaaaaaaaaataaaagggaaaataTGTCTTAATAATATGAATGTGAAATACTCACTTGTAGAAAGATACTTCCAGCTTTCTCTAACTCGCTGCTTGCTGTAGTTACTagaataaaggggaaaaaaaattaaaatatccgATTGTGAtactaatgagaaaaaaaatcttgCAGCCAGAACCCAATTATAACCAATTACCTCCAAATTTCCATTCCATGTCCACCAGCTGATTAATACTTAAGGTGCGACCAACCACCAGCTGCGTTAAAACAGACGCATCTCGGCTCCACTAGAATGAAAATGTCGGATATCAGAAGATCAAACCACGAATAGACCCAGTATATAAGTAATGCTATTGATCACAAAATAAAGAAAGATAGGTTTTACAATATCATTGGTGTGCAGGATAAAATGGGGACATTGGGGACCTTATATTCAagcaaaacaggaaaaatggtCAGCTCAAAAATGTAGTGTCCGAAGTTATGGTTACTAAACAGGAATATATGCCCTAAGCCCTCTCAAAAATGCGTAAATGGACGTAAAACAACAAAATATAGAAACTATACAAGGAAAACCAGGAGGGCACTTTGTAGATTTGGCTCATAGAAGCCCCACAGTAAAAAGACGACAAAGTAGCCACTACTTGAATGGAATGAGCGGTGATCTTATCTGGGAAAAGCTTGCTAGCCAGGGTATAAAAGACTTCCATGTCATGGACTTGAACTAGTGGTAGAGAGACAGCCAAAGCCTTTTAACCACTTcaagacacatgacatgattcccttttattccagaagtttggtccttaaggggttaaggtaattgggtaaaaaaaaaaaaaaaaaaaaataagaaacaggGTAGTGTACCTATGGGAGTGAATGTGGGCACAAACAGCGTCTAGATGTGATAACGATACCCAGATTGTAAAAGGCGTAGGGGTTTTGGCAGTTTTTACACTTTATAGAGGTGTAGCAGCAGTATCGTGTAGCAAGGTCCAGATCTTAGTTTCCTAAGACAGTGACGGTTAGCAATGGCCACCCTGAACTACatgtcccatgatgctcagcctcaACTGAGTGAAGGTTGGCCATTGCGAGGCATGAAAAAATGAATTTAGCATTTTAAATGGTTTCTTATTCTTGTAAGAGCTTTCTAGACATATTAAAGGAGAAGGCAGGAATTAAAGATGGAGAGTGGAAGGCTGAGGGACCCCCTAACAGAAAGTGTAGAAGGTAACTAATGGCTCTATAGTAAATgcagtaataaataatacaataaattaaCAGATTAATATGGCCTTAATAAAGCTATcccgaaaaaaaaagaaatgcgaGCAGTGTGACACTTCATCATGGTCAGGGTAGAAGGATAAGGTTCAATTAAAGGATAATGCACAAACCAATATAAAGAGCCAGACTGAGCACTCCTGTTTAAGTTAAAGATGGGTGACTAGTCCggatgtgtgtgtaaaaaaaaaaaaaaaaaaaaaaaaaaaaaaaatttataaaaaaaacacaccaaacacaaaacaaaataataagaatTATGGGGCAGGCAGGGTTTTATAGGGGAAACAATTAGCAGGAACATTGCccgggtttccatggtgactgctccacctTTAGAACACTGACCCAGATTTTATATTTATCATCAACCCCCCGTGGTTTATTTTCACTTGCTGGGCAACCAAATTACTAAAAAGCAGAAAGAAAACCCTTACCTCATCTGCAAAATAGCCAGCCTTTTCTTcatcaagacctgcaagttacagACATAATATCAGAACACTACCACCTTACAGCAAACGCTGGGGAAACTATGGGTGTTGAAATTGGTGAATTTGGAGCAAGTAGCAGAAATATTGCACTAAAACCTACGGTGATCAAGCTTACCCAACGCTAGAAAGTCTGCTTTAAGTTGTTCAGCTGAAAGATTTCTTCTCAGAGCACCTTAGAGGAATAAAGAGGTTTAGATCAGTGCTGAAATCACGGTTATCTTATAAAAAATACCAGACAAATTATACTGGCATAATAGGAACATAATACATTTAGGGAAACATTTACTTCTGTGCATGTTTTTTACAAGAcgtggtttttcttttttttctacatttcataatctaattatttttttattctttatttttgttgcgcataaAAAAGACATTAGAGCTtactatgccacaacagcagtagcaAGCACTTAAACCATCAACATATCAAATCAGTGGTATGGCAAGATTTCATGGCACATTTCTATATTgttcagctaaaaaaaaaaaaatgtagcaatGAACTTGCAGAGAGTGTCGGCTAATGGTGTGTGAGGGTAAGTAGCTGGTGCTAGGTCGCCCTGTCTATTGAGAGCCAACTGGGTGAAGCTGCATACTGATCAAGTGAGTACTCGAGATAGTGGGAGATGCGTCTCTTACTGCTCtcctgtacaatgggtgaacccTGGTGAAGGCTGAGTGCTAATCTAATTCATTATTTGCCTCTGGGGGTTATGTAGCGTGGTTATGTTGGGAGACTTCGAAACAGAgtcaagtgggggaggggggggcagagagagtggGAGCAGGGGAGAGAGTGTCTTTATCGACTGATCTGAACATGTGGTTTCTGAGGGATAAAGGGCAGGACCTTCGAGGGATCCCATCTTTGGGTGCTCCTCTTTGTCCCAGCTGCTGCAATAGGTCTACCGATACCCCACAGGTCTTGAACAGGGTGGGTGGATTCGCTGTGCCCGACCAATAGAGTCCGCATGGGACGCCAGCGATACTGGATACAACATTCTCAGAGTATGGCAGTAAAGGGGTGTAGAAGCATTTCTCCCTACAGATCAGCGTAGAATGTTAATGTGATATTTTCAATTGAGTAAGGGGATATCCCTTTTAATGCTGACTGAAACAGTGCCTTATCATTGTGGTTTTGAAAGCGCACTACCAGATCTCTGGGTGCAGTCTCTGGGGCCTTCCTTGGTTTTGGAATAGAAAGATGTCATCACAGGTAACATACTTTGCTTGCTTTGGCAGCAGTAGGGCAGTTATCAGTCGCCTTACAAAGTGTGGAAGCTCCTGCGCTGGCATTTCCTCCAGCACTTTCCTGATTTTAAGGTTGTTGCGGCGTCTTGCATGGTGGCAAAGCGTTGCTCaaagactgtttttttttagtgCCTGGACCTCTTGTTTGAGGGTAAGTATCTTCAGGGCTTGTGACTCAGTGGCAGTCTCCACCATTCCCAGTCTGCCCACTAGACTCGTGAGGTCCGCCCGGAGTGCAGTTACATCTGCTTGTATGGTCTTTTGTATCTCAGACAGCATGTCCTGAAAGGACACTACCGAGCTCCCCGTGCCCAGTGATATTTCCTCCGAGGAGTCAGAGTACGAGTCTAGGTCtgtggccatcttgggcccatacACGCCATGCACTTGCCGGGGCATTTCCCCAATGTTCATGCCTGGTCTAGGCTTTTTTGTTTTGTGACCACTGGAGACTGGAGCTGCAAAGTGAGGTGTTTTTGGGGCTGTTTAGCAGGTTTTAGGTGCTTTTCTGCTGTGTTTAGCACAGAGTTCTTCGTTCGTGCATCCGATTGCTTCCAGTGCTTAGCTCTGCCCTCCCCATAATCTAATTTTTATagaaaagaatattaaaaaaaatctactaagcataatatatattgttatataaattGCTTTAAAGCATACCTGTCTTGGTACAGGTCACCCTACATTAATTGAAAGAGAATAAAAATTAAGACATATTTTGCTAGCAGAATATTGAGTGACAGGAAAGAAGAGACCATCTATCCTCCAggtggttctcctgctctctgGTAGAGCACACTGTAATTGCATAATTTTTCCTTTACAAAGCGTATCTAGAGAAACATGGGGTCCCCACTATATCCTACCCTGCTCCAGAAATTAACGGAATACAGGGAATTGGCTCAGGTGATCCCTTACTATTTTAAGGGATCACCCAGATAAcatgtttttcagcacaaagacGTTAACAAGGCTGTACTCACCATTCAGAACAAGGAGAACACTTTTCACAATGCTTTTCAAAGGCCCCAGACTAATGCCGTTGTCCTTGGCAAATTCACCGAGCTGAGATGTAAAAAATTCTGCCTGCAGCAAAGAACATGGTAAACACAAATAAAGCCATAATGTTTGCAGCTGGAAGAACAGGTAATGGTGTAGCAGTGAACCCAACCGTTACAGAATATTACACACCAGTGGGTCACTTCTTTCCCTCGTCTCCCTTTCCTAATACAAACACTCTCCAAACATCTGTGAAAATAAGCATCCACATGAATGGCTATAATGGTAACAAAAACCCAAACCCAAaagatttagaatttattttagaCAATCTTTGCTTGAGTATTGGAGGGCAAGTTCCATAGGAAAGTCACAtgacaccactaacacacacaaatcaTGCAGTCATTcgtatgctttatttatttataaataagggGTACAGTTTGAATTCAAGAGGCAGTATCCTTTTGCAGGTGATTAAAAACTGCTATGAATATAAAAAGCAATTAttaccagagtaatctgaatgcactgtggcgaaaataaccttgccactggttcttggaggggcttgcttgccagcctcttgccccaagaTCATGGCCCCATGATAAACTTtgcttaaacccttaaggaccaaacttctggaataaaaggtaatcatgacatgtcatgtgtccttaaggggttaaagacactgtTCGTGCCTTTTGTACTTGTATGGTTTGGTATTTGGACCTTGCCGAACGGATCAGACTAATGTTGTTTGTATACCGAATGAACTGTCGAATGGACCGTCGAATGGACCAACTACACAGAACAGTTGTGTGCTGCTTGTTGACTCTTTTGACCCCTATCAACACCTTAACCGTAATGTTCCAAGTGGTTAGCTGgatggccgtcgttcgtatgtgcgaacatgtggcggcggccatctttagccgcgaACACAGACAGCGcagtttggtcgtcgagtgcgtcTAACTATGATCGGACACTTAACAGTGCAAACACCTGGGACTCCCATCTCCAAGTATGTTTGGTGGCGTTCTTATGAGAAGAGCGGTGTTCGGTGGGAGCAAGTTTCCAAACGAGAGGCATAGACAATCTACCCACGAACTGTTATGTTCGGTATTTTGGACTATATTGCTATAGAGACTGACCGCACATCTCGTGTGGGGGAATCCGgtgggggtgccaggcggtccgccacagtacctttcctggttaaatactttgttattattatttattctgcgTTAAGGTTATTTGGTGCTATGATAATTTAGAAACAATATAACCAACGTAGCCACTACATCTCAGTGTAGGTTATATAGCCAAAGTGTACGGCGACTGTTTCAAGGTGGTTTCACAAAAAACGCACCAGTCAGAGAATACCCCTTCTGCAGTTGACCTGAAAATTAGGTATTTACAGTTTAGCACTATCATTATCATCCTATTTAGACATTGATTGACTATAGCTTACACACTCTGCCATCCATGTTGGGCAGAATTTATTGGCCAATGAGCAAATGCCGCATTATGAT
Above is a genomic segment from Pelobates fuscus isolate aPelFus1 chromosome 6, aPelFus1.pri, whole genome shotgun sequence containing:
- the COMMD7 gene encoding COMM domain-containing protein 7, with product MALSSLSGSLPDSVAPDMQNVKQMSGEQVSRLSKVIFSFLKEQEAAEFFTSQLGEFAKDNGISLGPLKSIVKSVLLVLNGALRRNLSAEQLKADFLALGLDEEKAGYFADEWSRDASVLTQLVVGRTLSINQLVDMEWKFGVTTASSELEKAGSIFLQLKMVTKRGNKPEPVYVELTLPQFYSFLHEMERAKSSLECFT